GCCCTTCTCTCAGAAAAATAGATTGGGCTTTTGGAAGCGCATGACTTTCTGCGGTGATCAGCGGTCCAGCCTCGCCACCACAAAGCGTTAAAATCAGCTCACTGGCACGCTCCATAGCTCTAGTACAAAGCTGATAATCCACCCCGCGCTCAAAGCGGTGTGAGGAATCAGTGTGCAAGCCGTAACTACGGGCGCGACCGGCAATTTTGTCGGGCGCAAAAAATGCCGCTTCTAAAAACAGATGTTTGGTATTGGCGGTAACTGAAGAAGGTTCTCCCCCCATAATACCCGCCAAGGCTAATGGCTTGCTGTGATCGGCAATAACCAGGCTGTCAGGTTTTAGCTCCAAGGTCTGGCCATCTAGCATTGCTAGCGCATCACCCGCTTTTGCTTTTCGGACCACGATGCCGCCATCGATCTGATCCAGGTCGAAGGCATGCATGGGCTGTCCCAGCTCCAGCATGATGTAGTTGGTCGCATCTACTACCGCATCGATGCTGCGCAAACCACAACGGCGCAAGCGTTCCTGCAACCAAAGCGGACTGGGACGGCTCACATCCACGTTGCGAAGCACCCGTCCCACATAACGAGGGCAGTCTTCATCGGCCTCAAGCTCAACGGTCAAGGTCTCATTGTGGCTGGCCGCAATACTGCCATCGCCGTGATCAACGAAGGGCATGTCGTTCAGTACCGCTGCCTCACGAGCAATACCACGTATGCTCAAACAGTCGGCCCGGTTCGGGGTTAAACCCAGTTCGATAACCGTGTCATTCAAGTTCAAGTACTGGTGTAATTCTTCGCCAACCGGCGCGTCGAGCGGCAATTCCAACAAACCATCGGAGCTGTCGGCCATGCCCAACTCTTGTTCGGCGCAAAGCATCCCGAAGGATTCCACACCACGAAGCTTGGCTTTTTTGATTTTGAAATTATCGGGCAATACCGCACCGACTTTGGCCAAGGGGACTTTGATGCCCGCCCGCGCATTGGCCGCACCGCACACAATCTGTACCGTCTCATCGCCAGCATTCACGCTGCATACTTGCAGTTTCTGAGCGTCAGGATGGGGCTCAGCACTCAGAATTTCTGCCACTACCACACCGCGGAACTGGCCCGCTACGGGTTCGATGGCATCCACTTCCAAACCGGCCATGGTTAATTGTGCTGCGAGATCATCGGTATCCGTGCTGGGATCAACCCACTCTCGCAACCACTGTTCGCTGAATTTCATTTTTTATCCTTGATACCCTGTTTTTTTGAGTTAATTACGGTACTGACAACCTGGGTGACTTAGCGAAACTGCCCAAGAAACTGCAGATCGTTCTCAAAAAACAGGCGCAGATCATTCACGCCATAGCGCAACATTGCCAGGCGTTCTACCCCTAAACCAAAAGCAAAACCGGTGAAGCGCTCGGTGTCGATATTAGAAAATTCAAACACCCGAGGATGCACCATGCCGCAACCCAAAATTTCGATCCAGCCAGTGTGCGAGCACACCCGACAACCGTCACCGCCACACATGACGCACTGAATATCCACTTCTGCCGATGGCTCGGTGAAGGGAAAATAGGACGGCCGGAAACGCACGGCTAACTCTTTCTCAAAAAAGGATCTCAGAAACGACTCCAGCATGCCTTTTAAATCAGCAAAGCTGCAGTTCTCTGAAATCATCAAGCCTTCAACCTGATGAAACATTGGCGTATGCGTCAAATCAGAGTCACAACGATAAACCCGGCCAGGACAAATCAGCTTCATTGGCGGCTCGCTGCTCTCCATCACCCGTACTTGTACCGGCGAAGTGTGGGTACGCAGCACATGAGTGTCATCCACATAAAAAGTGTCGTGCATCGCCCGCGCGGGATGATGAGCAGGAATATTGAGGGCTTCAAAATTATGGTAGTCATCCTCTATTTCAGGGCCTTCTACCACGTCGAAACCAATACCTTCAAAGAAAGCCGACACCCGCTCGATGGTACGAGTAATAGGATGGAGACCACCCAGTTGTTGACCCCGCCCCGGTAAGGTGACATCAATGGTCTCAGCGGCAAGTTTGGCGTTAACCTCAGCTTCTTCTAACGCGGCTTTACGCTGGGAAATTTTCTCCGCGAGCTGGGCTTTTACTTTGTTTATCTCTGCTCCAGCCGCAGGGCGTTCTTCGGCAGACAAATTCCCCAAACCTTTTAGCAAGGCGGTGATGTGACCTTTTTTACCCAGATACTCAACGCGAACCTGATCCAACACCTGACCACTGTCAGCGGCGGCTATCTTCTGTTCCGCCTCTGCGGCCAAGCCGCTTAGATTATCCATTCTGCTTTCCCAGTTGTTCGGCTAGCACAGCACTTAGAAAGAGCCATGCAAAAATACTGTAGATTACTGTTTTACAAACAAAATAGGGAAAGAGCCAGGCTCTTTCCCTATTCGACGTGCATATTCCCTTGCCACTTACCGCGGCGCAGGAGGATCAGGCCAGAGCTGTTTTTGCACGCTCAACGATGCTGGCAAATGCCTCTTTATCGTGAACAGCTATGTCAGATAGCACACGGCGATCCAAAGCGATATCCGCTTTTTTCAGACCGGCGATCAAACGGCTGTAGCTCAGACCATTGGCCCGAGAAGCAGCATTGATGCGCGTGATCCAAAGTGCACGGAAGGTACGTTTCTTAACACGACGGTCACGGTAAGCATACTGACCTGCTTTGATTACAGCTTGCTTAGCAACACGATAAATCCGTGAGCGCGCACCGTAATAACCTTTGGCTTGTTTCAAAATTTTCTTGTGACGGCGATGGGCGGTCACACCACGTTTTACGCGGGGCATAATGTCTTCCTCTTAATCTTGATGACTTCGGCTTAAATGGCACGCAACATACGGTCTACCAATACTTTGTCCGACTTATGGACAGCACTGGTACCGCGTAGTTGACGCTTACGCTTGGTGGTCATCTTGGTCAAGATGTGACTTTTATGGGCGCTTTTACGCTTATAACCGCTACCGGTTTTTTTAAAGCGCTTCGCCGCTCCGCTGTGAACCTTTACTTTTGGCATCGTTAGATACTCCGCATTGCATTTTTCGTTTAAGTAGGCCCAAAGAGCTCGCTACTTTTTCTTTTTCGGGGCAATGACCATCGTCGCTTGGCGGCCTTCCATCTTCGGAAATTGCTCTACAGCGCCGTATTCAGCGAGGTCTGCTTCAACTCGCTGCAACAACTGTATGCCTAATTCCTGGTGGGCCATCTCACGACCGCGGTAACGCAGGGTTACCTTGGCTTTATCCCCATGCTCGAGGAAACGTATCAGGTTGCGCAGTTTTACCTGATAATCCCCATCATCCGTCCCAGGTCGGAATTTAACTTCCTTAACCTGAGTCCGAACCTGGTTTTTTCGGGCCGCAGCTTGCTGCTTTTTGGCCTCGAAAACATGTTTACCATAGTCCATGATTTTACAGACTATTGGGTCCGAATCTGCGATTTGGACCAAATCTAGTGTAACTGCTTCTGCCGCCTTCAGGCCCTCAGCAAGCGGAACGATGCCTACCTGGTTGCCATCTTGATCGATCAGTCTGATCTCACGGGCTTCAATGTCACCATTAATTAGCGCTTTTTTACTGCGCCCTTTTGCGTTATCGCGTTTAATTGCTAATTCTCCGGGTTTGCGCGGCCTCTATGAGCCACGCCTTCAGCGAGAAGGTTTGCAAGGTCATCTAAAGAGAGTGAACCAAGGTCCTCGCCGCTACGTGCACGCACCGATACGGTCCCCGTTTCCACTTCCTTGTCACCAACGACAAAGAGATACGGGACCTTCTGAATTGTGTGCTCGCGGATTTTAAAGCCGATCTTCTCATTTCTCAAGTCCGCATCGACTCTAAACCCACGTTCTTGCAGGAAATCTTCCACTTTAGAGACAAATCCAGCCTGTTTGTCCGTAATATTACAAACAACCGCTTGCACCGGCGCCAACCAAAGTGGAAATGCGCCCTCGTAGTGTTCGATCAGAATCCCGATAAAACGTTCGAAAGAACCCAAAATAGCTCGGTGCAACATCACTGGCGTTTGGCGTTCACCCGCTTCATCCACATACTGAGCACCAAGGCGGCCCGGCATAGAGAAATCGACCTGAATTGTGCCCAATTGCCATACCCGACCGATGCAATCCTTCAAAGAAAACTCAATTTTGGGACCGTAAAACGCGCCCTCACCCGGCAGTTCTTCCCAGGGCAGTGATTTACTGTCCAGCGCCAAAGCCAGCGACTGCTCGGCTCGATCCCAGTCCTCGTCGCTACCAACCCGTTGCTCTGGGCGAGTCGACAAACGATAAATCACTTCACTAAAACCAAAATCGGCATAGACGTCGTGAAGGAAGTCGATAAAGTCTGCCACTTCACTTTGAATTTGGCCCTCTGTACAGAAGATATGTGCATCATCCTGCACAAACCCCCGGACGCGCATAATGCCATGCAAGGAACCAGAAGGTTCATTGCGATGACAGCTACCAAACTCAGCCAAACGCAGCGGCAAATCACGATAGCTGCGTAAACCCTGATTAAACACCTGCACATGGCAAGGGCAGTTCATAGGTTTAACCGCAAACTGACGATCATCCGCCGTCAGCGTAAACATGCCGTCACTGAATTTATCGGCGTGACCAGATTTTTCCCACAAAGAAATATCCACCACCTGAGGGGTTTTGATCTCTTTGTAGCCATGCTGGCGCTGCTTAAGCCGCATGTATTGCTCAATGCCCTGATAAATGCTCCAGCCTTTTGGATGCCAAAACACCATACCGGGCGCTTCTTCCTGCATATGGAATAAATCTAATTTCTTAGCCACTTTGCGATGATCCCGCTTGGCTGACTCTTCCATAATGCGCATGTGTTGCGCGAGCTGTTTTTTATCAGCAAATGCGGTGCCATAAATACGCTGCAGCATTTTATTATCAGAGTCGCCACGCCAATAAGCGCCACTTACCCGCAACAATTTAAAATGCTTGCAGAAGCTCATATTGGGTACATGGGGGCCACGACACATATCCACGTATTCTTCGTGATAATAGAGACCCGGCTTATCGTCTCGAGCCACATCTCGCTCAAGAATCTCTAACTTATAAGACTCCCCACGGGCCTCAAAGGTGGCGACGGCTTCTTCCCAACTGACTTTTTTCTTTACTACCGCATAGCCCGTTTTCACCAGCTCTTTCATGCGCGTTTCTAGCTTTTCCAGATCTTCCTCGGTAAGCATATGATCGAGGTCAACATCATAGTAAAAACCGCTATCGATAGTGGGGCCAATCGCCATTTTGGCTTCTGGCCACAATTGCTTTAAGGCGTGCCCCAAAAGGTGGGCACAAGAGTGGCGAATAATCTCCAGGCCATCTTCATCCTTGGCCGTAAACAGGGTCAGCTCGGCATCATCGGTAATCACATCGCTGGCATCACGACGCACGCCATTAACCCGACCGCCCAAGGTCGCTTTGGCCAAGCCTGGACCGATATCGGCAGCAACATCCAGTACGCTAACAGGCTGGTCAAATTCACGTTGACTACCATCGGGGAGAGTAATGCGGGGCATAGCGAATCCTTTTACAGTGGTGGCCCCTACGAAAGGC
The DNA window shown above is from Spongiibacter sp. IMCC21906 and carries:
- the rpmI gene encoding 50S ribosomal protein L35; translation: MPKVKVHSGAAKRFKKTGSGYKRKSAHKSHILTKMTTKRKRQLRGTSAVHKSDKVLVDRMLRAI
- the thrS gene encoding threonine--tRNA ligase; this translates as MPRITLPDGSQREFDQPVSVLDVAADIGPGLAKATLGGRVNGVRRDASDVITDDAELTLFTAKDEDGLEIIRHSCAHLLGHALKQLWPEAKMAIGPTIDSGFYYDVDLDHMLTEEDLEKLETRMKELVKTGYAVVKKKVSWEEAVATFEARGESYKLEILERDVARDDKPGLYYHEEYVDMCRGPHVPNMSFCKHFKLLRVSGAYWRGDSDNKMLQRIYGTAFADKKQLAQHMRIMEESAKRDHRKVAKKLDLFHMQEEAPGMVFWHPKGWSIYQGIEQYMRLKQRQHGYKEIKTPQVVDISLWEKSGHADKFSDGMFTLTADDRQFAVKPMNCPCHVQVFNQGLRSYRDLPLRLAEFGSCHRNEPSGSLHGIMRVRGFVQDDAHIFCTEGQIQSEVADFIDFLHDVYADFGFSEVIYRLSTRPEQRVGSDEDWDRAEQSLALALDSKSLPWEELPGEGAFYGPKIEFSLKDCIGRVWQLGTIQVDFSMPGRLGAQYVDEAGERQTPVMLHRAILGSFERFIGILIEHYEGAFPLWLAPVQAVVCNITDKQAGFVSKVEDFLQERGFRVDADLRNEKIGFKIREHTIQKVPYLFVVGDKEVETGTVSVRARSGEDLGSLSLDDLANLLAEGVAHRGRANPEN
- the infC gene encoding translation initiation factor IF-3, whose amino-acid sequence is MKRDNAKGRSKKALINGDIEAREIRLIDQDGNQVGIVPLAEGLKAAEAVTLDLVQIADSDPIVCKIMDYGKHVFEAKKQQAAARKNQVRTQVKEVKFRPGTDDGDYQVKLRNLIRFLEHGDKAKVTLRYRGREMAHQELGIQLLQRVEADLAEYGAVEQFPKMEGRQATMVIAPKKKK
- the rplT gene encoding 50S ribosomal protein L20, with protein sequence MPRVKRGVTAHRRHKKILKQAKGYYGARSRIYRVAKQAVIKAGQYAYRDRRVKKRTFRALWITRINAASRANGLSYSRLIAGLKKADIALDRRVLSDIAVHDKEAFASIVERAKTALA
- the pheS gene encoding phenylalanine--tRNA ligase subunit alpha, whose product is MDNLSGLAAEAEQKIAAADSGQVLDQVRVEYLGKKGHITALLKGLGNLSAEERPAAGAEINKVKAQLAEKISQRKAALEEAEVNAKLAAETIDVTLPGRGQQLGGLHPITRTIERVSAFFEGIGFDVVEGPEIEDDYHNFEALNIPAHHPARAMHDTFYVDDTHVLRTHTSPVQVRVMESSEPPMKLICPGRVYRCDSDLTHTPMFHQVEGLMISENCSFADLKGMLESFLRSFFEKELAVRFRPSYFPFTEPSAEVDIQCVMCGGDGCRVCSHTGWIEILGCGMVHPRVFEFSNIDTERFTGFAFGLGVERLAMLRYGVNDLRLFFENDLQFLGQFR
- the pheT gene encoding phenylalanine--tRNA ligase subunit beta — translated: MKFSEQWLREWVDPSTDTDDLAAQLTMAGLEVDAIEPVAGQFRGVVVAEILSAEPHPDAQKLQVCSVNAGDETVQIVCGAANARAGIKVPLAKVGAVLPDNFKIKKAKLRGVESFGMLCAEQELGMADSSDGLLELPLDAPVGEELHQYLNLNDTVIELGLTPNRADCLSIRGIAREAAVLNDMPFVDHGDGSIAASHNETLTVELEADEDCPRYVGRVLRNVDVSRPSPLWLQERLRRCGLRSIDAVVDATNYIMLELGQPMHAFDLDQIDGGIVVRKAKAGDALAMLDGQTLELKPDSLVIADHSKPLALAGIMGGEPSSVTANTKHLFLEAAFFAPDKIAGRARSYGLHTDSSHRFERGVDYQLCTRAMERASELILTLCGGEAGPLITAESHALPKAQSIFLREGRIEKLLGMALLAKDVESILSGLGMAVERREEGWNVVPPSWRFDITIEVDLLEELARVYGYNRLPVSPISSELVIKDAPENRRPMSVVRQQLVGKGYQELITYSFVDPALQSELSDLKTVALRNPISSDMAEMRTSLLPGLLKAAMHNSKRQQSRLRFFETGLRFVQQADVVEQTPALAALLCGRREPESWNASADSVDFFDLKGDLESLLGSVDETVSFAASTHKALHPGQCADVFVGGELAGVIGALHPTLQRKYDFVSPVYVFEISLDFITRRRNIAFQELSRFPEVRRDLALIVDQHLPAQQLLDEVRASAGAYLINLKLFDIYQGKGIDPERKSLALGLTFRHSSRTLNEEEVNQFVEAVVSRLQEAFGAKLRN